The following coding sequences lie in one Candidatus Neptunochlamydia sp. REUL1 genomic window:
- a CDS encoding LOG family protein gives MYLPSSEKLPKKLNRHMSVTFFGSAQVSPSSFYYRAARDLSFELSQQGFSIVTGGGPGIMEAANKGAWNAGGLSRGVLMDIPDQPANLFCSRGQQTQCSSFSERKKELISKSEAFIFFPGGFGTLDELFELFVYIRTGIIKKKPTILFGKDFWEGLILWVRQFLRKDNYIYDEDLEIFEIFNTVEETCLFLIRELNFKDEKVSFSFYEQK, from the coding sequence ATTTGCCATCTTCAGAGAAGCTCCCTAAAAAATTAAATAGACATATGTCAGTCACCTTTTTTGGTTCTGCTCAAGTGTCACCAAGTTCTTTTTATTACCGAGCGGCAAGAGATCTATCCTTTGAGCTTTCTCAACAAGGTTTTAGCATCGTTACAGGGGGGGGGCCAGGAATTATGGAAGCAGCCAATAAAGGAGCTTGGAATGCTGGAGGACTTTCGAGAGGTGTTCTTATGGATATACCAGATCAACCAGCAAATTTATTTTGTTCTAGAGGACAACAAACACAATGCTCTAGCTTTTCAGAAAGAAAAAAGGAGCTTATAAGTAAATCAGAAGCGTTTATTTTTTTTCCTGGAGGCTTTGGTACTTTAGATGAGTTATTTGAGTTATTTGTTTACATAAGAACTGGAATAATTAAAAAAAAGCCCACTATCCTATTTGGTAAAGATTTCTGGGAAGGATTAATTCTCTGGGTAAGACAATTTTTAAGAAAGGATAATTATATCTATGATGAAGATTTAGAAATTTTTGAAATTTTTAATACAGTTGAAGAAACTTGTCTTTTTTTAATTAGGGAGTTAAATTTTAAAGATGAAAAAGTTAGTTTTAGCTTCTACGAACAAAAATAA
- a CDS encoding non-canonical purine NTP pyrophosphatase, whose translation MKKLVLASTNKNKLTEIQKSFEELHIYDVEIEVIHKSLLKEPEEPYDTFKANSLHKAKHYANLTGCITLSEDSGLVVEELGGFPGVYSKEFILENKGVSGAIISLERKLENSSEKKASFVSAVSVYDPNNLLFISNEAEEKGNLCFPPKGNYGYGFDPIFIPEGHSRTFAEMTMKEKNSVSHRLRVLEESLIQIIRW comes from the coding sequence ATGAAAAAGTTAGTTTTAGCTTCTACGAACAAAAATAAATTAACTGAAATACAAAAAAGTTTTGAAGAACTTCATATTTATGATGTAGAGATAGAGGTAATACACAAAAGCCTTCTAAAAGAGCCGGAAGAGCCTTACGATACTTTTAAAGCAAACTCTCTTCATAAGGCTAAGCATTACGCAAATTTAACGGGATGTATAACCTTATCAGAAGATTCCGGGTTAGTTGTTGAAGAGCTAGGAGGGTTCCCTGGAGTTTACTCTAAAGAATTTATTTTAGAAAATAAAGGTGTGTCGGGCGCAATTATTTCTTTAGAGAGAAAATTAGAAAACAGCTCAGAAAAAAAGGCTTCTTTTGTGAGTGCTGTTTCTGTATATGACCCTAATAATCTTTTATTTATTTCAAATGAAGCTGAGGAGAAGGGTAATCTTTGTTTTCCCCCAAAAGGTAATTATGGGTATGGATTTGATCCTATATTCATACCTGAAGGTCACTCAAGAACTTTTGCAGAAATGACTATGAAAGAAAAAAACTCTGTTAGTCATAGATTGCGGGTGTTAGAAGAATCATTAATACAAATAATAAGATGGTAA